The following proteins are co-located in the Streptosporangium brasiliense genome:
- a CDS encoding CoA-acylating methylmalonate-semialdehyde dehydrogenase: MKNITHWINGAPAEGSGRTSEIFNPATGEVSGRVHLASVAEVDAAVAAAAAAYPAWRDASLVKRSQVLFRFRELMYANRDELARLISAEHGKVHSDALGEVARGLEVVEFACGIPHLLKGGFSEGVSTRVDSYSIRQPLGVVAGITPFNFPAMVPMWMFPIAIAAGNAFILKPSEKDPSASLLMAALWREAGLPDGVFNVVQGDKVAVDRLLEHPDVRAVSFVGSTPIARYVYETGTSHGKRVQALGGAKNHMLVLPDADLDLVADAAVSAGFGSAGERCMAISVVLAVDPVGDELVDKIVSRVSELTIGPGDDPASQMGPLVTEVHRDKVASYLDLGVSEGAKLVVDGRQTPVLGGGAAAETPGFWLGPTVLDHVPAGSRVHQEEIFGPVLAIVRVSSYEEGLELINGGEFGNGTAVFTNDGGAARRFQNEVEVGMIGINVPIPVPMAFYSFGGWKASLFGDTHVHGTEGVHFYTRGKVVTSRWLDPSHGGVNLGFPTNK; the protein is encoded by the coding sequence GTGAAGAACATCACCCACTGGATCAACGGAGCCCCCGCCGAGGGCTCCGGCCGCACCTCCGAGATCTTCAACCCGGCGACGGGCGAGGTCAGCGGACGGGTCCACCTGGCCTCGGTGGCCGAGGTCGACGCGGCCGTGGCCGCCGCCGCCGCGGCCTACCCGGCCTGGCGGGACGCCTCGCTGGTCAAGCGGTCCCAGGTGCTCTTCCGCTTCCGTGAGCTGATGTACGCCAACCGTGACGAGCTCGCCCGGCTCATCTCGGCCGAGCACGGCAAGGTCCACTCCGACGCGCTGGGCGAGGTGGCCCGCGGCCTGGAGGTCGTGGAGTTCGCCTGCGGCATCCCGCACCTGCTCAAGGGCGGTTTCTCCGAGGGCGTCTCCACCCGCGTCGACTCCTACTCGATCCGCCAGCCGCTGGGTGTCGTGGCCGGGATCACGCCGTTCAACTTCCCGGCCATGGTGCCGATGTGGATGTTCCCCATCGCGATCGCCGCGGGCAACGCCTTCATCCTCAAGCCGTCCGAGAAGGACCCGTCGGCCTCGCTGCTGATGGCCGCGCTCTGGCGGGAGGCTGGGCTGCCGGACGGTGTCTTCAACGTCGTCCAGGGCGACAAGGTGGCGGTGGACCGGCTGCTGGAGCACCCGGACGTGCGGGCCGTCTCGTTCGTCGGGTCCACGCCCATCGCCCGATACGTCTACGAGACCGGGACCTCCCACGGCAAGCGGGTCCAGGCGCTGGGCGGCGCCAAGAACCACATGCTCGTCCTGCCCGACGCCGACCTCGACCTCGTCGCCGACGCGGCGGTGTCGGCGGGCTTCGGCTCGGCGGGCGAGCGCTGCATGGCGATCTCCGTCGTGCTGGCGGTGGACCCGGTCGGCGACGAGCTGGTCGACAAGATCGTCTCGCGGGTCTCCGAGCTGACCATCGGCCCCGGCGACGACCCGGCCTCCCAGATGGGCCCCCTCGTCACCGAGGTCCACCGCGACAAGGTCGCCTCCTACCTCGACCTGGGCGTCTCCGAGGGCGCCAAGCTCGTCGTGGACGGCCGTCAGACGCCGGTCCTCGGCGGCGGCGCCGCCGCCGAGACCCCGGGCTTCTGGCTCGGCCCCACGGTCCTCGACCACGTCCCGGCCGGCTCCCGGGTCCACCAGGAGGAGATCTTCGGCCCGGTCCTGGCGATCGTGCGCGTGTCCTCCTACGAGGAGGGGCTGGAGCTGATCAACGGCGGCGAGTTCGGCAACGGCACCGCGGTCTTCACCAACGACGGCGGCGCCGCCCGGCGCTTCCAGAACGAGGTGGAGGTCGGGATGATCGGCATCAACGTGCCGATCCCGGTGCCGATGGCCTTCTACAGCTTCGGCGGCTGGAAGGCCTCGCTGTTCGGTGACACCCACGTGCACGGGACCGAGGGCGTGCACTTCTACACCCGGGGCAAGGTCGTCACCTCGCGCTGGCTCGACCCGAGCCACGGCGGGGTCAACCTGGGCTTCCCGACCAACAAGTAG
- a CDS encoding MFS transporter, protein MESNTVRAEPHPRRWWILGVLCLSLLVLVVDNTVLNLAIPALMTDLGASPSDIQWIIDAYILVFAGLLLTSGSLSDRYGRKRFLIIGLVLFGGASLVALLVTEPWQLIAARALMGVGGSILMPSTLSILITVFDDSERRKAIAAWSAVAMVGVIAGPTLGGFLLEHYWWGSIFLLNVPITVVAVVAAVLLMPETRGPARRLDPVGVVLSTTGMSALVFVVISAPGKGWTSSQVVVAAVLAVLALGGFVLWERRSAHPMLPLGLFRDRNFSGSSFSIVLMSFGTGALLLMLTQYLQFVLGYGPMQAGLALLPYAVAAALFNAVGAGLGQKVSNRTLVAVGMSVMALGFGVLAFMTADTGYGMMITGLMLMGVGGGLTGPAAYATLMGAVPPEHAGVGSALNDTVQQVGMALSVAVLGSVLAGVYTSSMPAGAPAAARDSIGGALLLGDPGLARTAREAFVSAMAFGSWVGVGFTLAAAALAFAVLRPAPAAPASEPDLVETGS, encoded by the coding sequence GTGGAATCGAACACTGTGCGAGCAGAGCCGCACCCCCGGCGCTGGTGGATCCTTGGCGTGCTCTGCCTGAGCCTGCTCGTCCTCGTCGTGGACAACACCGTCCTGAATCTGGCCATCCCGGCCCTGATGACCGACCTGGGTGCCAGTCCCTCGGACATCCAATGGATCATCGACGCCTACATCCTGGTCTTCGCCGGGCTGCTGCTCACCTCCGGCAGCCTGTCCGACCGCTACGGCCGCAAGCGTTTCCTGATCATCGGCCTGGTGCTGTTCGGCGGGGCCTCGCTGGTCGCCCTGCTGGTCACCGAGCCCTGGCAGCTCATCGCCGCCCGGGCCCTGATGGGCGTCGGCGGCTCCATCCTGATGCCGAGCACCCTGTCGATCCTGATCACCGTCTTCGACGACAGCGAGCGCCGCAAGGCCATCGCCGCGTGGAGCGCGGTGGCCATGGTCGGCGTGATCGCCGGTCCCACGCTGGGCGGTTTCCTGCTGGAGCACTACTGGTGGGGCTCGATCTTCCTGCTCAACGTGCCGATCACGGTCGTGGCCGTCGTCGCGGCCGTGCTGCTGATGCCCGAGACCCGCGGCCCGGCCCGCCGGCTCGACCCGGTCGGTGTGGTGCTGTCCACCACCGGTATGAGCGCCCTGGTCTTCGTGGTGATCTCGGCGCCGGGCAAGGGCTGGACCTCCTCCCAGGTGGTGGTCGCCGCGGTGCTGGCCGTACTGGCGCTGGGCGGGTTCGTGCTCTGGGAGCGGAGGTCGGCGCACCCGATGCTGCCGCTTGGGCTGTTCCGTGACCGCAACTTCAGCGGGTCGTCGTTCTCGATCGTGCTGATGTCGTTCGGCACCGGCGCGCTGCTGCTGATGTTGACCCAGTACCTGCAGTTCGTGCTGGGCTACGGTCCCATGCAGGCCGGCCTGGCGCTGCTGCCGTACGCCGTGGCCGCCGCCCTCTTCAACGCGGTCGGCGCGGGGCTCGGGCAGAAGGTCAGCAACCGCACGCTGGTCGCGGTGGGAATGTCCGTGATGGCCCTCGGCTTCGGCGTGCTCGCCTTCATGACCGCCGACACCGGATACGGCATGATGATCACTGGTCTGATGCTCATGGGCGTCGGCGGCGGCCTGACCGGGCCCGCGGCCTACGCGACCCTGATGGGCGCGGTGCCGCCCGAGCACGCCGGCGTGGGGTCGGCGCTCAACGACACCGTCCAGCAGGTGGGCATGGCGCTCAGTGTGGCCGTGCTCGGCAGCGTGCTGGCCGGGGTCTACACCTCGTCGATGCCCGCCGGGGCCCCGGCCGCGGCCCGGGACTCGATCGGCGGCGCGCTCCTGCTCGGGGATCCCGGCCTGGCCCGGACCGCGCGGGAGGCGTTCGTCTCGGCCATGGCGTTCGGCTCCTGGGTGGGCGTCGGCTTCACCCTCGCGGCCGCCGCGCTGGCGTTCGCGGTGCTGCGTCCCGCCCCCGCGGCCCCGGCCTCAGAGCCGGACCTGGTGGAAACGGGGAGCTGA
- a CDS encoding aspartate aminotransferase family protein — protein MSDLLARHRAVMPNWVALYYNEPIEIVGGKGNRVVDESGKSYLDFFAGILTNMIGYDVPEVREAVERQLATGVVHTSTVYLLRGQVELAEKIARLSGIKDAKVFFTNSGTEANETALLMATYARKSDQVLAMRQSYHGRSFGAISVTSNRAWKNNSLSPLNVHFLHGADRHLTQFRGMSDADYIAACVDDLRHVLATSVASDVAALIAEPIQGVGGFTMAPDGLFAAYKEVLDEQGILLISDEVQTGWGRTGSAFFGIQNHGVTPDMMTFAKGLGNGFAVGGVVARGDLMDNLHAVGLATFGGNPISMAAANATLDYVLDHDLQANAARTGTLIIDGLHEAAARLPIVGDVRGKGLMFAVELVDPATGAPSPALAARFMEETKKAGLLAGKGGLHGNVLRMAPPLTLTTDEAAEGLGIIVNALEVINAEVVSS, from the coding sequence ATGTCGGACCTTCTTGCACGCCACCGGGCGGTAATGCCCAACTGGGTGGCCCTTTACTACAACGAGCCCATCGAGATCGTCGGCGGCAAGGGCAACCGGGTCGTCGACGAGTCGGGCAAAAGCTATCTGGATTTCTTCGCGGGCATCCTGACCAACATGATCGGGTACGACGTGCCCGAGGTGCGTGAGGCCGTCGAGCGCCAGCTCGCCACCGGCGTCGTGCACACCTCCACGGTCTACCTGCTCCGCGGCCAGGTCGAGCTCGCCGAGAAGATCGCCAGGCTGTCCGGCATCAAGGACGCCAAGGTCTTCTTCACCAACTCCGGCACCGAGGCCAACGAGACCGCGCTGCTGATGGCGACCTACGCGCGCAAGTCCGACCAGGTGCTCGCCATGCGGCAGAGCTACCACGGCCGCTCCTTCGGCGCGATCAGCGTGACCAGCAACCGCGCCTGGAAGAACAACTCGCTGTCGCCGCTGAACGTGCACTTCCTGCACGGCGCCGACCGTCACCTCACCCAGTTCCGCGGAATGTCGGACGCCGACTACATCGCCGCCTGCGTCGACGACCTGCGTCACGTGCTCGCCACCTCCGTCGCGAGCGACGTGGCCGCGCTGATCGCCGAGCCGATCCAGGGCGTGGGCGGGTTCACCATGGCCCCCGACGGGCTGTTCGCCGCCTACAAGGAGGTCCTGGACGAGCAGGGCATCCTGCTCATCTCCGACGAGGTGCAGACCGGCTGGGGCCGCACCGGCTCGGCGTTCTTCGGCATCCAGAACCACGGTGTCACGCCGGACATGATGACCTTCGCCAAGGGGCTGGGCAACGGTTTCGCGGTCGGCGGCGTCGTGGCCCGCGGCGACCTGATGGACAACCTGCACGCGGTCGGCCTCGCGACCTTCGGCGGCAACCCGATCTCGATGGCCGCCGCCAACGCGACGCTGGACTACGTGCTCGACCACGACCTGCAGGCGAACGCGGCCCGGACCGGCACCCTGATCATCGACGGGCTCCACGAGGCCGCGGCCCGCCTGCCGATCGTCGGCGACGTCCGCGGGAAGGGCCTGATGTTCGCCGTCGAGCTGGTCGACCCGGCGACCGGCGCCCCCTCCCCGGCGCTCGCGGCCCGGTTCATGGAGGAGACCAAGAAGGCCGGTCTGCTCGCGGGCAAGGGCGGCCTGCACGGCAACGTGCTCCGCATGGCCCCGCCCCTCACCCTGACGACGGACGAGGCCGCCGAGGGCCTCGGGATCATCGTCAACGCGCTCGAAGTCATCAACGCTGAGGTCGTCTCGTCGTGA
- a CDS encoding alternative oxidase encodes MTLTIDRPEAPAGPPKLDGHRLRTAQRETLDSPRMEYGLLAKMMFKPVDLLYGREGSYTKFAMLEIIARVPYQAWERMGYWALHRHHGRSALARRVFDRIVEARADQDNEQWHLLIMQDLVQRNGDRQNWLLHRLAPWFIAFFYYHVSWVLFLVRPELSYRLNAEFEDHAEHEYMTYVAEHPELEFQPDPGTYAAEYGRYASVADLLRQIGHDERVHKLDSLENVSAPRFHQVRL; translated from the coding sequence ATGACCCTCACGATCGACCGCCCCGAGGCCCCGGCCGGCCCGCCCAAGCTCGACGGCCACCGGCTCAGGACCGCCCAGCGCGAGACGCTGGACTCCCCGAGGATGGAGTACGGCCTGCTCGCCAAGATGATGTTCAAGCCCGTGGACCTGCTCTACGGCAGGGAGGGCTCGTACACGAAGTTCGCCATGCTGGAGATCATCGCCCGCGTGCCGTACCAGGCCTGGGAGCGCATGGGCTACTGGGCGCTCCACCGCCACCACGGCAGGTCCGCCCTGGCCAGGCGGGTCTTCGACCGGATCGTGGAGGCCCGCGCCGACCAGGACAACGAGCAGTGGCACCTGCTCATCATGCAGGACCTCGTCCAGCGCAACGGCGACCGGCAGAACTGGCTGCTGCACAGGCTCGCGCCCTGGTTCATCGCGTTCTTCTACTACCACGTGTCCTGGGTGCTGTTCCTGGTCAGGCCGGAACTGAGCTACAGGCTCAACGCCGAGTTCGAGGACCACGCCGAGCACGAGTACATGACGTACGTCGCCGAGCACCCCGAGCTGGAGTTCCAGCCCGACCCGGGCACCTACGCCGCCGAGTACGGCCGCTACGCGTCGGTGGCCGACCTGCTCCGGCAGATCGGCCACGACGAGCGGGTGCACAAGCTCGACAGCCTGGAGAACGTCTCAGCTCCCCGTTTCCACCAGGTCCGGCTCTGA
- a CDS encoding extracellular solute-binding protein has protein sequence MSRDRLRRTHLGVLAGAGGLALAVSVSVAAAGAVQPVGSPSVPAAPAAASPGRSPGPGLGLGSGAASGATPSPTPSASIGKGEGTLQVLTFQGHVEYGGTSSRANWVSSFEEETGCRVAKLDRVKTEEEMAAKLVGNSYDVISPPPELAGRLVAEGRVAPVDTALLDFYKDIPKRLRELPAVRRAGKVYGVPYLWGVNQVIYEMGRPQGPEALYATTPVAIRDSPLSIADAALALGRTDPGLGVEDPFQLTPAQLDAAVKLLAERDGPDRVYWKDSIDVIRAFASGSVRLAQALPYHRDLFQRAGRPVKALDSAPMTGWVDSWMLAAKAASPNCAYRWLNWMGSAKVQRSAAAWTGLAPANPDACGGRADRMCEIYHVRDDDWIRRIFFAARPTRDCGGRGGECTDYTDWTQRWKNLVR, from the coding sequence GTGAGCAGGGACAGGCTCCGCCGTACACATCTCGGAGTGCTGGCGGGGGCGGGCGGGCTGGCGCTCGCCGTCTCCGTCTCGGTGGCGGCGGCGGGCGCCGTCCAGCCGGTGGGCAGCCCGTCGGTCCCGGCCGCGCCCGCGGCGGCGTCGCCCGGCCGGAGCCCCGGTCCCGGTCTTGGTCTCGGCTCCGGCGCGGCCTCCGGCGCCACTCCCAGCCCGACGCCTTCGGCCTCCATCGGCAAGGGCGAGGGCACGCTCCAGGTGCTCACCTTCCAGGGCCATGTCGAGTACGGCGGGACCAGCTCCAGGGCCAACTGGGTCTCCTCCTTCGAGGAGGAGACGGGGTGCCGGGTCGCGAAGCTCGACCGGGTCAAGACGGAGGAGGAGATGGCCGCCAAGCTCGTCGGCAACTCCTACGACGTCATCTCACCCCCACCGGAGCTGGCCGGGCGGCTGGTCGCCGAGGGCAGGGTGGCGCCGGTCGACACCGCGCTGCTCGACTTCTACAAGGACATCCCCAAGCGGCTGCGCGAGCTGCCGGCCGTCCGGCGGGCGGGCAAGGTCTACGGGGTCCCCTATCTCTGGGGGGTCAACCAGGTCATCTACGAGATGGGCAGGCCGCAGGGGCCGGAGGCCCTCTACGCGACCACCCCCGTGGCGATCAGGGACAGCCCGCTGAGCATCGCCGACGCCGCGCTCGCGCTCGGGCGGACCGATCCCGGTCTGGGGGTCGAGGACCCCTTCCAGCTCACCCCCGCCCAGCTCGACGCCGCCGTGAAGCTGCTGGCCGAGCGCGACGGCCCCGACCGGGTCTACTGGAAGGACTCCATCGATGTGATCCGGGCCTTCGCGTCGGGGTCGGTACGGCTCGCCCAGGCCCTGCCGTACCACCGGGACCTCTTCCAGCGCGCGGGCCGGCCGGTGAAGGCACTGGACAGCGCGCCGATGACGGGGTGGGTCGACTCGTGGATGCTGGCGGCCAAGGCCGCCAGCCCCAACTGCGCCTACCGGTGGCTCAACTGGATGGGCTCGGCGAAGGTGCAGCGCTCGGCCGCCGCCTGGACGGGGCTCGCCCCGGCCAATCCCGACGCCTGCGGCGGGCGCGCCGACCGCATGTGCGAGATCTATCACGTCCGTGACGACGACTGGATCCGGCGGATCTTCTTCGCCGCCCGTCCGACGCGGGATTGCGGCGGCCGGGGCGGGGAATGCACTGACTACACCGACTGGACACAACGTTGGAAGAACCTGGTGAGGTGA